The following coding sequences lie in one Rutidosis leptorrhynchoides isolate AG116_Rl617_1_P2 chromosome 4, CSIRO_AGI_Rlap_v1, whole genome shotgun sequence genomic window:
- the LOC139840548 gene encoding uncharacterized protein, producing the protein MIRTLRTDNGMEFQNSILNSFLDQTGITHQSSASRTPQQNGVVERRNRTLVETARTMLVYSKLPPSLWAEAVTTACFTQNRSIINRRFDKAPYELLFNRRPNVKYFCIFGCVCYVLNDEDNLGKFDVRGDEAIFIGYSQDHVAYRVYNRRTRIIKESTNVNFDEMSGMVLGHNGSRPGLNSDPHFRHVPLATSDDLDVLFEPIIPPMSSNPTIPSEPAPPKSITIGSSTPAVVSESPSDESNSSEFLLLDDLDTGVSSSNNAPITSSHPPAVESSFLESSEDTPSNETDTRSLDTATPPILSTEQIADTLVPLWEENATYPTDNTELSGSSSSSHVDTSLNDGSTSPLPHSTKWTADHPIHQIIGDPDAPVSTRKASNNECLFAAFLSMIEPKTAFEDPHGIIIRNKARLVAKGYRQQEGIDYNKTFAHVARLEAIRLFLAYAAHKRLTVY; encoded by the exons ATGATTCGAACCCTCAGAACTGATAACGGCATGGAATTTCAAAACTCGATTCTTAATTCTTTTCTTGACCAGACCGGTATCACCCATCAATCCTCTGCCTCTcgcactccacaacaaaatggcgtAGTTGAAAGACGAAATCGTACTCTTGTTGAAACCGCAAGAACAATGCTCGTTTATTCCAAATTACCTCCGTCCCTCTGGGCTGAGGCTGTTACCACTGCATGCTTTACCCAAAATCGGTCCATCATTAATCGTCGGTTCGACAAAGCTCCATATGAACTTCTTTTCAATCGTCGACCCAACGTGAAGTACTTTTGCATATTTGGATGTGTGTGCTATGTTCTAAACGACGAGGACAACCTTGGAAAGTTTGATGTTCGCGGTGATGAAGCAATATTTATTGGCTACTCTCAAGATCATGTGGCATATCGTGTTTATAATCGACGAACTCGAATCATTAAAGAAAGCACCAATGTCAATTTTGATGAGATGTCTGGAATGGTGCTTGGTCATAACGGCTCTCGCCCTGGACTCAATTCTGATCCTCACTTCCGTCATGTTCCACTGGCCACCTCTGATGATCTGGATGTGTTGTTTGAACCCATCATCCCTCCAATGTCATCAAACCCCACGATACCCTCTGAACCGGCTCCCCCCAAATCAATCACAATCGGTTCCTCTACTCCAGCGGTCGTGAGCGAATCACCATCCGACGAAAGTAATTCCTCCGAATTTCTTCTTCTAGATGACCTTGACACTGGAGTGTCTTCCTCAAACAACGCTCCCATTACCAGCTCTCATCCTCCAGCTGTTGAATCGTCTTTTCTCGAATCTAGTGAAGATACTCCTTCAAATGAAACAGATACTAGGTCTTTAGACACTGCAACTCCCCCCATACTTTCCACTGAACAAATTGCAGATACCCTTGTTCCTCTGTGGGAAGAAAATGCCACCTACCCTACTGACAACACTGAACTTTCTGGATCCTCATCTTCTTCGCATGTCGACACCTCTCTTAATGATGGATCTACTTCACCTCTTCCACATTCCACGAAATGGACTGCGGATCATCCAATTCATCAAATCATTGGTGATCCAGACGCTCCTGTCAGCACTCGTAAGGCTTCTAACAATGAATGCCTCTTCGCTGCCTTTCTGAGCATGATCGAACCTAAAACTGCCTTTGAG GATCCTCACGGCATCATCATTCGTAACAAAGCACGTCTTGTAGCCAAAGGATACAGACAACAAGAGGGAATTGACTACAACAAAACATTTGCTCATGTGGCTCGATTAGAAGCCATCCGTTTATTTCTTGCATATGCTGCTCACAAGCGATTAACCGTTTATTAA